One stretch of Paenibacillus sp. FSL R5-0341 DNA includes these proteins:
- a CDS encoding pyridoxamine 5'-phosphate oxidase family protein, translating to MRRKEFTVDEEQEITTFLDQCSFGFLGTVSPDGQPRVTPLNFVYMDGHFYFHGSLAGEKMKQIKQDSSVSFTVAEEFSLIPSYFSDPELACPATSFFKSVMAFGQAEPVKDLDIKGKVLQRFMEKLQPQGGYVPIDATDSRYTGNLKAVAVVRIVPERISAKFKFGQNLSSERFDHISGQLEQRNEGRDAETAEMMRKYCPFHQQ from the coding sequence ATGAGACGGAAAGAATTCACAGTAGATGAAGAACAGGAGATTACCACATTTCTGGATCAGTGCTCCTTCGGGTTTCTGGGAACAGTCAGTCCAGATGGACAACCACGGGTTACACCACTGAATTTTGTCTATATGGACGGTCACTTTTATTTTCACGGCAGTCTGGCTGGCGAGAAGATGAAACAGATTAAGCAGGATTCGTCGGTCAGTTTCACGGTGGCTGAAGAGTTCTCCCTGATTCCATCCTATTTCAGTGATCCCGAGCTTGCTTGTCCAGCGACTTCTTTCTTCAAAAGTGTCATGGCCTTCGGTCAGGCAGAACCGGTTAAGGATCTGGACATCAAAGGCAAGGTACTACAACGCTTCATGGAGAAACTCCAGCCACAAGGCGGATATGTGCCCATTGATGCTACTGACTCGCGTTACACAGGCAACCTCAAAGCTGTAGCCGTTGTAAGAATAGTACCAGAACGAATCAGCGCCAAGTTTAAATTCGGACAAAATCTCTCCAGTGAACGATTCGATCATATCAGTGGTCAACTGGAGCAACGCAATGAGGGACGAGATGCCGAAACCGCTGAGATGATGCGGAAATATTGTCCATTTCATCAGCAATAA
- a CDS encoding AraC family transcriptional regulator, whose product MLQASPSSFVILPAVAKIVCEPGWKWQKREKPMQNYDLFYVWSGEGTLVLNDQSYEVGKGSCFLFRPGDHPTATHNKQKPLVLTYIHFDVDEPVTDVPQSYREVQETVEFEHLLARYVRLFLSDVYGRDEESRLILKQLMIHLLRADTEEPVEKKVSNQLSDVIQEVANYVRQHPGITHRVEDLAARAGLSPRYFSIKFKELVGSSVQSYIIRMRIERAEHLLVHTGMNVTEVADALGYRDIFFFSRQFKQYTGKSPSEIR is encoded by the coding sequence ATGCTGCAGGCATCGCCGTCATCATTTGTTATTTTGCCCGCTGTCGCCAAAATTGTCTGTGAACCGGGCTGGAAGTGGCAGAAACGGGAAAAACCGATGCAAAACTATGATTTATTTTATGTATGGAGTGGTGAAGGAACGCTTGTACTGAATGACCAGTCCTATGAAGTTGGGAAGGGTAGTTGTTTTTTGTTCAGACCAGGCGATCATCCTACGGCAACACATAATAAGCAAAAACCGTTGGTACTTACGTATATTCACTTTGATGTGGACGAGCCTGTTACTGATGTTCCCCAGTCCTATCGTGAGGTACAGGAAACGGTGGAATTTGAGCATTTGTTGGCACGTTATGTAAGACTGTTCTTATCGGATGTGTACGGACGTGATGAAGAGAGTCGATTGATTCTAAAACAGCTGATGATTCATTTGCTGCGCGCCGATACGGAAGAACCTGTGGAGAAAAAGGTTAGCAACCAGTTATCCGATGTGATCCAGGAGGTCGCCAATTATGTGCGTCAGCATCCCGGGATTACGCATCGGGTGGAAGATCTGGCTGCACGGGCTGGCTTATCACCCCGATACTTCTCGATCAAGTTCAAGGAACTGGTTGGATCATCGGTGCAATCTTATATTATCCGTATGCGTATTGAACGGGCAGAACATCTGCTGGTGCATACCGGCATGAATGTGACCGAAGTGGCAGATGCTCTGGGATACCGGGATATTTTCTTCTTCAGTCGTCAGTTCAAGCAGTATACAGGCAAAAGCCCATCCGAGATTCGTTAG
- a CDS encoding aminotransferase class I/II-fold pyridoxal phosphate-dependent enzyme, producing MNPLAEQLNESIQAGSSHVYSMLSQLGKEIYFPKEGILSQSAEAASLAKTYNATIGIALEGGVPMHLPVIQEKLSAFQPKDLYPYAPPAGKPELRTVWRDKMLKETPSLEGKTFGNPIVTNALTHGLSIVADLFADEGDAVIYPDKNWENYELTFGIRRHGQLVHYPLFDDQLNFNSEGLLQALLDQKDKGKAIVLLNFPNNPTGYTPGAEEADAIVSTILQAAEAGVNVVAVTDDAYFGLFFEDSIHESLFGKLANIHPRVLTVKVDGATKEEFVWGFRVGFITYAHEDAAVLHALEQKTLGIIRATISSGPHPSQTFVLDALKAPEFETQKQEKFEIMKGRANKVKAILDSGKYEDAWDYYPFNSGYFMCLKLKEVGAEELRSHLLHKYGVGTIALGEADLRIAFSCIEESGLEDLYETIYRGVQDLQTT from the coding sequence ATGAATCCACTGGCTGAACAGTTGAACGAAAGTATTCAGGCAGGCAGCAGTCACGTCTACTCCATGCTGTCACAGCTCGGCAAAGAAATTTATTTCCCTAAAGAAGGTATCTTGAGTCAATCTGCTGAAGCAGCAAGCTTGGCCAAAACCTATAATGCAACGATTGGTATCGCTCTGGAGGGCGGTGTGCCGATGCATCTTCCGGTTATCCAGGAGAAGCTCTCTGCATTCCAGCCGAAAGATCTTTACCCTTACGCTCCGCCTGCAGGCAAGCCTGAATTGCGGACCGTTTGGAGAGACAAGATGCTGAAGGAAACACCTTCGCTTGAAGGTAAAACGTTCGGTAACCCGATTGTAACCAATGCATTAACCCATGGACTTAGTATCGTAGCCGACCTGTTTGCCGATGAAGGGGACGCTGTCATATATCCGGATAAAAACTGGGAAAATTATGAGCTGACCTTCGGAATTCGTCGTCATGGCCAGTTGGTTCATTATCCCCTGTTCGATGATCAATTGAACTTCAACAGCGAAGGCTTGCTTCAGGCCCTGCTTGATCAGAAGGACAAAGGTAAAGCGATCGTACTGCTCAACTTCCCGAATAATCCTACAGGTTATACGCCTGGAGCCGAAGAAGCAGATGCGATTGTGAGCACGATTCTTCAGGCAGCTGAAGCTGGCGTTAACGTGGTTGCTGTAACAGATGATGCCTACTTCGGGCTGTTCTTCGAAGATTCCATTCATGAATCCCTGTTTGGCAAACTTGCCAATATTCATCCACGTGTTCTGACTGTAAAAGTAGATGGTGCAACCAAGGAAGAATTCGTATGGGGCTTCCGCGTTGGATTCATTACGTATGCCCATGAAGATGCAGCCGTTCTGCACGCATTGGAACAGAAGACACTCGGTATTATCCGGGCAACCATCTCCAGTGGCCCGCATCCTTCCCAGACCTTTGTATTGGATGCGCTCAAAGCACCGGAATTTGAAACACAGAAACAGGAGAAGTTCGAGATTATGAAAGGCCGTGCCAACAAGGTGAAGGCCATTCTCGATAGCGGCAAGTATGAAGATGCATGGGATTATTATCCCTTCAACTCTGGTTACTTCATGTGCCTGAAGCTGAAAGAAGTTGGTGCTGAAGAACTTCGAAGCCACTTGCTGCACAAATACGGTGTCGGTACAATCGCGCTGGGTGAAGCGGATCTGCGAATCGCCTTCTCCTGTATCGAAGAATCCGGATTGGAAGATCTGTATGAAACCATCTATCGTGGAGTTCAGG
- a CDS encoding YheC/YheD family protein yields MPQETIGIMFDSRMYRGIPAGRTGQESLANYEQAAASYGLTPCFLRLEDIDSDRKTCVAYVKKEGKYVRERMPLPSVIHNRSLQLRRAEQHQITKLMLQGIQVFNVRNRYRKDHIHDMLHQDFALREHLPHAVKATPESLTYMMEHYDDLVIKPCSGSIGHGIMRVFQRDGQWKLTCETKAARKGWATFRLSKGQLPSSTLRRIFRHAYLIEERIPLVRYEGRPVDLRVSVQRGSDGLWGITGMFAKAAPAHTFVTNIAQGGKVMKLAEALGAVYSDFDLARLEHRIGFVALRIAQNLAASLPHLADLGLDLGITRSGQIYFIECNGRDQRYGFRKAGMSEHWKTTYSKPMAYGRLLLEQNSRIPRQPQTYDRGSY; encoded by the coding sequence ATGCCCCAAGAAACGATCGGCATTATGTTCGATTCACGCATGTACCGGGGGATACCGGCCGGAAGGACCGGTCAGGAATCACTCGCGAATTATGAACAGGCAGCGGCCAGTTATGGATTAACTCCCTGCTTTTTGCGGCTGGAAGATATTGATTCGGATCGTAAGACATGTGTTGCCTATGTAAAAAAGGAAGGTAAATATGTCCGTGAGCGCATGCCATTGCCCTCCGTCATTCATAACCGATCACTCCAGCTTCGCCGGGCGGAACAGCATCAGATCACCAAGCTGATGTTGCAGGGTATTCAGGTATTCAACGTTCGCAACCGGTACCGTAAAGATCACATTCATGACATGCTTCATCAGGACTTCGCCTTGCGAGAACATCTGCCCCATGCAGTTAAAGCTACGCCTGAGTCTCTGACCTATATGATGGAACATTATGATGACCTCGTCATCAAACCCTGTAGTGGCAGTATTGGTCATGGTATTATGCGAGTCTTTCAGCGAGATGGACAGTGGAAACTGACCTGTGAGACAAAAGCTGCACGCAAAGGATGGGCTACATTCCGATTGAGCAAAGGACAGCTTCCTTCCTCCACCCTACGGCGTATCTTTCGTCATGCCTACCTCATTGAAGAACGTATCCCGCTGGTGCGTTATGAGGGTAGGCCGGTCGATCTGCGGGTATCCGTACAGCGTGGTAGCGATGGTCTGTGGGGAATTACAGGCATGTTTGCCAAAGCCGCTCCTGCTCATACGTTTGTCACCAACATCGCCCAGGGCGGTAAAGTCATGAAGCTCGCGGAGGCCCTTGGAGCAGTATATTCAGACTTCGATTTGGCTCGACTGGAGCACAGAATCGGATTTGTTGCACTCCGAATTGCCCAAAACCTGGCCGCCAGTCTGCCACACCTGGCTGATCTGGGCCTTGATCTCGGAATTACGCGTAGCGGCCAGATCTATTTTATTGAATGCAATGGACGGGATCAGCGCTACGGTTTTCGTAAAGCCGGCATGTCGGAACACTGGAAGACCACATACAGTAAACCGATGGCCTATGGACGTCTGTTGCTGGAGCAGAATTCGAGAATTCCGAGACAACCGCAGACATACGATAGGGGATCATATTGA
- the asd gene encoding archaetidylserine decarboxylase (Phosphatidylserine decarboxylase is synthesized as a single chain precursor. Generation of the pyruvoyl active site from a Ser is coupled to cleavage of a Gly-Ser bond between the larger (beta) and smaller (alpha chains). It is an integral membrane protein.) yields MAKTLLRLMTELSSRKWISRTVGAFSKSRGSKAFIPYFVRTYDIPVQEAEKDWKEYRSLNDFFTRKLKPGMRPLELSEHALISPVDAKITAAGPISAGTLLNVKGQNYTLAELLNHSPHLEKYKHGYGFVLYLSPRDYHRIHAPVSGRKIESEHIKGKVYPVNDFGLTHMRSVLSRNERLITYIAHDYGEVAVVKVGAMNVSSIQYADTDTSTWAQGDDLAYFEFGSTVVLLTQSGTFEPKPGLQPGDSVKMGALLGRLKPKN; encoded by the coding sequence ATGGCAAAAACGCTGTTGCGATTAATGACCGAGCTTTCTTCGCGCAAATGGATCTCCCGGACTGTGGGAGCCTTCTCCAAAAGCCGGGGAAGCAAGGCATTTATCCCTTATTTTGTCCGGACCTACGACATCCCTGTTCAGGAGGCCGAGAAAGACTGGAAGGAATACCGTTCACTGAACGATTTCTTTACCCGCAAATTAAAACCGGGCATGCGCCCGTTGGAACTTTCAGAGCATGCACTGATCAGTCCGGTCGATGCCAAGATTACGGCAGCCGGTCCGATATCTGCAGGGACACTCCTGAATGTTAAGGGACAAAATTATACACTTGCTGAATTATTAAACCATTCTCCCCATCTGGAGAAGTACAAGCACGGCTACGGGTTCGTCCTCTATCTCAGCCCTCGCGACTATCACCGCATTCATGCACCTGTCAGCGGCCGCAAAATAGAGAGCGAGCACATCAAAGGCAAAGTTTATCCCGTGAATGACTTTGGCCTGACCCATATGAGATCCGTGCTTAGTCGAAACGAACGGCTCATTACGTATATCGCACACGATTACGGTGAAGTGGCGGTTGTCAAAGTAGGTGCGATGAACGTGAGTAGCATACAATATGCGGACACGGACACAAGTACCTGGGCACAGGGCGATGATCTGGCCTATTTTGAATTCGGTTCCACTGTTGTTCTGTTGACGCAGAGTGGCACATTCGAACCGAAACCGGGCTTACAGCCAGGCGATTCGGTCAAAATGGGCGCATTGCTTGGTCGTTTGAAACCGAAGAACTAA
- a CDS encoding PLP-dependent aminotransferase family protein: MELWLPMDTYELQHRYKYEALYHALRDAIHAGTLEGGTRLPSTRELARQYEMSRGSVAQVYDMLLADGYVHAHRGRGTFVTETLSTQENEKQEAVLRLSPWGERVQMLNTQHDVPRAQIPSPKPSIINFQMQRMPAEHFPLAEWKSALAAVHRSGWREPSGAAGDPELREAIASHLRWTRGIQADASQIVLFSGSMQGITLLSQLLIAEGAAVVLENPGYPGIAHAVKSCGGNIIPADVDTAGIIPQPWVAQTLFVTPTRQFPTGAVLGLDRRRALLAWASKRNAVIIEDDYDSEFRWGGRPIEPLKVLDREQRVIYVGSFSQTMVAAFRLGYAVLPPGLVEPLLAAKALYEPVPPALLEQRALAKFMTRGGYLRHLRRLTRLYGERHDFFVREMQLQLPEAFTMQLGDAGLHIYATWNGNVDSYQQFKKLAEEDGILFRDGERYRLTSGHPAACFAFAHLEKEEIIEGIRRMRLAWEKCTFSFQ, translated from the coding sequence ATGGAATTGTGGCTACCGATGGATACCTATGAACTTCAGCATCGATACAAGTATGAGGCATTGTACCATGCGTTACGGGATGCCATTCATGCAGGCACACTGGAGGGAGGCACGAGGCTTCCTTCGACGCGCGAACTGGCAAGACAATATGAGATGTCACGTGGTTCGGTAGCTCAGGTATACGACATGCTGCTTGCGGATGGTTATGTCCATGCACATCGGGGAAGAGGTACATTTGTAACGGAAACATTATCGACACAGGAAAACGAGAAACAGGAAGCCGTTCTCAGGCTGTCTCCCTGGGGCGAACGAGTCCAGATGTTGAATACACAACATGATGTCCCACGGGCCCAGATACCTTCACCGAAGCCGTCCATCATTAATTTCCAAATGCAGCGCATGCCAGCAGAACATTTCCCGTTGGCGGAGTGGAAGAGTGCGCTCGCTGCTGTTCATCGGAGTGGTTGGCGAGAACCTAGCGGTGCAGCCGGTGATCCGGAGCTGCGTGAAGCCATCGCCTCCCATCTCAGATGGACACGTGGCATCCAGGCTGATGCATCACAGATTGTATTGTTCAGCGGTTCAATGCAAGGCATCACTCTGCTATCCCAGCTGCTGATTGCAGAGGGGGCAGCGGTTGTATTGGAGAATCCGGGGTATCCGGGCATTGCCCATGCCGTTAAGTCCTGTGGTGGGAACATCATCCCGGCAGATGTGGATACCGCGGGTATTATTCCCCAGCCATGGGTGGCACAGACGTTATTTGTCACACCTACCCGGCAGTTTCCAACAGGAGCCGTGCTGGGATTGGACAGAAGACGTGCTTTGCTTGCGTGGGCCTCGAAGCGGAATGCGGTCATTATTGAAGATGATTACGACAGCGAATTCCGGTGGGGCGGAAGACCGATTGAACCCCTCAAAGTGCTTGATCGTGAACAGCGAGTCATCTACGTCGGTTCATTCTCACAAACGATGGTTGCTGCGTTCCGACTAGGCTACGCCGTCCTGCCACCTGGTCTGGTAGAACCTTTGCTTGCCGCCAAGGCGCTGTATGAACCGGTACCTCCGGCACTGCTGGAGCAGCGCGCACTGGCGAAGTTCATGACCCGAGGAGGTTACCTGAGGCACTTACGGAGGTTAACCCGTTTATATGGGGAACGGCATGATTTCTTTGTGCGAGAGATGCAGCTACAGTTGCCGGAGGCATTCACCATGCAGCTTGGTGATGCAGGACTGCATATCTATGCTACCTGGAATGGCAATGTGGACAGTTATCAGCAATTTAAAAAGCTTGCTGAGGAGGATGGCATACTGTTCCGTGATGGAGAGCGATATCGGCTGACTTCAGGTCATCCGGCGGCCTGCTTTGCTTTTGCACATCTGGAGAAAGAAGAGATAATAGAGGGAATCCGGCGAATGCGGCTAGCCTGGGAGAAGTGCACATTTTCGTTTCAGTGA